In Tachypleus tridentatus isolate NWPU-2018 chromosome 7, ASM421037v1, whole genome shotgun sequence, a genomic segment contains:
- the LOC143256386 gene encoding uncharacterized protein LOC143256386, translating to MTSKSFGFWFLGLSIFFLVGRLPVRSEDAAAPVYRGAGGDLSVVEVRRVLPTVTVRGFLNFRTTIDNTVIVFTPANGGKTESPKPSLVKTRVPVVDNTKVPNVAFTQSSKLHRSTKEHYHQEVLNNVIPTSRNLYPARTQSPLSRSSSKPLSLVQPSRGSPTAPSRALPAQPLYPTGLVTILGGTLVEDGITTVHETSVIGTYIDGKYAQILQSTSRIIFAASSSSVDGQFQPSPTPAAPQATTSTISVSSSKDDMFHPSSRDRKTFKQIVHPGRALVPLDEKLEGLEPKADDSISSNTVLQSSFKPPELFPHRLNRPTQSLDTVHSSTMVTLATRPRQSSSSSSEDENTVFMRRHHRRPSSRFQYTPRRRNTNTVRLNRFKVKLSASPEKEIEEETLFLEEDHTDSVEPDRVIYERTTLTSEVTLHVGRRKSVRTLTITTTVPRTLEPTEVLSNGLFESINDIGDRNNLLIRDSPSLTVISRTYSTIRHTSRTSLIPVFDGKSTRVHTVTESFVIRKIITAYKTMPPANLLLEDDSDFEIPDEIGFSLQSTLLPGIFPIPPSPQQHLVQTSLPRVPGIDDSPLNLGNPLLSLGAALSRNPLAALYLGLQQLNQQVTHFSTITKTSSYVTAETVYNTKVVSIYDGRAIRLRTLSEPLSTTERTLISVFTTVRPMVNTQPFQQQQQFQQLFGSQLQPSLPPRFSTITSTYTTVTTATSTKTRVYTLIYNAFSTKYRTVTSTSFHPTTVTTYSTIQVSMSAAGSVPFYG from the exons GCCTGCCTGTTCGGAGCGAGGATGCGGCCGCCCCTGTGTACAGGGGAGCAGGGGGTGACTTGTCGGTTGTGGAGGTAAGAAGAGTCTTACCGACAGTGACAGTTCGTGGTTTCCTCAACTTTCGGACAACTATAGATAATACTGTCATTGTTTTCACACCAGCTAATGGTGGAAAGACTGAAAGTCCAAAACCCTCACTCGTTAAAACGCGAGTCCCTGTTGTTGATAACACGAAGGTTCCAAATGTAGCCTTTACCCAGAGTTCGAAGCTTCATCGGTCAACGAAGGAACATTATCATCAAGAGGTTCTAAATAATGTAATTCCAACTTCACGTAACTTGTATCCGGCAAGAACACAGTCTCCGCTGTCTCGTTCATCCTCCAAACCCCTGTCGTTAGTGCAGCCGTCCAGAGGTTCCCCGACTGCTCCTAGTAGGGCACTGCCTGCTCAGCCCCTGTATCCGACAGGTTTAGTTACTATTTTGGGGGGAACCCTGGTAGAGGACGGAATCACGACCGTCCACGAAACCAGTGTTATTGGAACTTACATCGACGGAAAGTATGCCCAGATCCTCCAGAGCACTTCACGGATCATCTTTGCTGCTTCAAGTTCTTCTGTGGATGGACAGTTCCAACCTTCTCCAACTCCTGCCGCTCCACAAGCTACAACAAGTACCATCTCTGTCTCAAGCAGTAAGGACGACATGTTCCATCCTTCATCGCGGGATCGAAAGACATTCAAACAAATTGTTCATCCGGGTAGAGCTTTGGTTCCCTTGGATGAGAAGCTCGAGGGCTTGGAACCTAAGGCCGATGACAGTATTTCCAGTAACACGGTTCTCCAGTCGTCATTTAAACCCCCTGAACTGTTTCCACATCGATTGAACCGACCAACACAATCTCTGGACACTGTCCATTCCAGTACTATGGTGACCTTAGCCACTCGTCCACGACAATCTAGTTCTAGCTCGTCCGAAGACGAGAACACAGTCTTTATGCGTAGACACCACAGAAGACCGTCATCCCGGTTTCAATACACCCCCAGGCGGAGGAACACAAACACG gttcGGTTAAACCGTTTCAAAGTGAAGCTATCAGCGAGCCCAGAAAAGGAAATAGAAGAGGAAACATTATTTCTAGAAGAAGACCATACAGATTCTGTTGAACCTGATCGAGTTATATATGAACGGACAACTCTTACTAGTGAGGTGACGTTACACGTGGGTCGCCGGAAATCCGTCCGGACATTAACCATCACCACGACAGTCCCTCGGACTTTGGAACCTACGGAAGTTTTGTCCAATGGTTTGTTCGAGAGCATTAACGATATCGGTGACAGAAACAATCTACTGATTCGTGACAGTCCGTCTCTTACCGTAATATCACGGACGTACTCTACGATACGACACACTTCGCGGACATCCCTCATTCCTGTATTTGATGGAAAGTCCACGAGGGTCCATACTGTAACTGAAAGCTTTGTTATTCGGAAGATCATTACTGCCTACAAAACGATGCCTCCAGCCAATCTTTTATTGGAAGACGATTCAGACTTTGAAATTCCAGATGAAATTGGATTTAGCCTGCAGTCCACTCTTTTACCGGGGATCTTTCCTATTCCACCATCACCACAACAACATCTTGTCCAAACCTCCCTTCCCCGGGTTCCAGGAATAGATGACTCTCCATTGAATCTGGGCAATCCCTTGCTTTCATTAGGGGCAGCCTTATCCCGAAATCCTTTAGCTGCTTTATATTTGGGACTACAACAACTGAACCAACAAGTGACCCACTTTTCGACCATCACTAAAACGTCTTCTTACGTCACTGCTGAAACTGTTTATAACACCAAGGTTGTGAGTATTTATGATGGACGAGCTATAAGGCTTAGGACACTCTCAGAACCTCTATCGACCACGGAACGAACACTTATCTCTGTATTCACTACTGTCCGGCCAATGGTCAACACTCAACCGTTTCAGCAACAGCAGCAATTCCAACAGCTGTTTGGGTCACAGCTACAGCCGTCTCTACCACCACGGTTCAGCACCATAACCTCAACTTACACCACTGTCACTACGGCCACCAGCACTAAAACTCGTGTTTATACGCTTATCTACAACGCGTTCAGCACCAAGTATCGAACAGTGACGAGCACTAGTTTCCATCCAACCACAGTGACCACCTATAGTACAATACAAGTGTCAATGTCTGCAGCTGGCAGTGTTCCTTTCTATGGTTAA